Within the Aeromicrobium sp. Root236 genome, the region GAGCACCTGCGTCAGGTCGACCGGATCGGCCTTGAGGTGGGACGTGATGATCTTGTTCTGGTCGAGCCGGTGCTCGAGCCGGTGGATCTGCCAGAACCCCAGGCGGGTGCAGACGGCGGCGAGCACGATGACGAAGACCGCGAATCCGATCCACCGCACGCTCAGCAGGAAGCGGTACACATGTCGACGGTAGTTGTGCGGGCCAACGTCTCGTCCCTCGGGTGGCGTCAGGCCACCTAGACTGGGTCCATGCAGCTCATCGACACACATGGCCGGGTCGCCACCGACCTCCGCGTGTCGCTGACCGATCGCTGCAACCTCAGGTGTCAGTACTGCATGCCGGCCGAGGGCCTCGACTGGATGCCCAGCGAGGACACCTTGACCGACGCCGAGCTGATGCGCCTGATCGGCATCGGCGTCGAGCTGCTCGGCGTCCGCGACGTCCGGTTCACCGGGGGAGAGCCGTTGCTCCGCCGCAGCCTGCCCGAGCTGGTGGCCGCGACCAAGGCACTTCCGTCAAAGCCCCGCACGGCGATGACGTCCAACGGCCTCGGCCTCAAGCACACGGCCAAGGCCCTGGCTGCCGCCGGTCTCGACCGGGTCAACATCAGCCTCGACACGACGGACCCCGCAACGTTCGAGCAGATCACCCGCCGCAACCGCCTGCACGACGTCATCGACGGCCTCGCCGCGGCCCGCGAAGCCGGACTGGCACCGGTCAAGGTCAACGCCGTGCTGCTGCGCGGCATCAACGACGCCGAGGCGCCGGACCTGTTGCGCTGGTGCATGAAGCACGACTACGAGCTGCGGTTCATCGAGCAGATGCCGCTCGACGCCCAGCACGGCTGGAACCGCGAGGCCATGGTCACTGCCGACGAGACGCTCACGCTGCTGGGCGAGCACTTCAGGCTGACCGGCCTCGACGGCCGCGGCTCGGCACCGGCCGAGAAGTTCCTCGTCGACGACGGACCGCACACCGTCGGCATCATCGGCTCGGTCACCCGCCCGTTCTGCGGCGACTGCAACCGCGTACGCCTGACCGCCGACGGCCAGATCCTCAACTGCCTGTTCGCCCGCGAGGAGTCCGACCTGCGGACTGCGCTGCGCGGTGGTGCGTCGGACGAGGAGATCGCGCGTCGCTGGACCGCGGCGATGATGACCAAGCTGCCGGGTCACGGCATCGACGACCCGAGCTTCCTGCAGTCGTCACGCCCGATGTCGTCGATCGGCGGCTAGACCGGCTGGGTCTCTTTCCAGAAGCCTCGCGCCGACAGGAACGACCGCAGCGACTCCTCGTGCTCGTCGCAGGCGAGCCAGATCTTGCGCCGGTCGGGCGTGTGGATCTTGGGGTTGTTCCACAGCAGCTGGTGCTGTGCCTCGGCGGTGCAGCCCTTGGCCGAGCAGGTCAGGACGTCACTCACGGTCGAGGGGCGGAGCAGCGGGCGGCTCGATCTCGCCCTTGGCCTCGGGACCGAACGGCGACGGGCCGGAGCCCTTCTTGCGTACGCCCGCATTGGCCAGGACCACCGACGTGTAGGGCAGGAACACCGCTCCGACGAACAGGATCCAGCCCAGGCGCGACCACGGCGACGGGACGGTGGTCAGGACGATGACTCCGCCGATGAAGCAGAGCGTCCGGATGCCCATCGAGATCGCGTAGCGCCGCTCGCGCCGGCCTCGGTCGGCGCTCTGGGACTCGGCCGCAGTCGTGATCGAGAAGACCTGCTGCTTCCGCGGTTCTGTGGGCACACCTCCACTCTACGTCGCGCACGCGTGTCCACCGGATGGAGTCCGGAGTCGCACGGGGCCACACGGGTCGTACGCTCGGGACATGACTGATCGCACATACCGCGTCACCGAGATCGTCGG harbors:
- the moaA gene encoding GTP 3',8-cyclase MoaA, which translates into the protein MQLIDTHGRVATDLRVSLTDRCNLRCQYCMPAEGLDWMPSEDTLTDAELMRLIGIGVELLGVRDVRFTGGEPLLRRSLPELVAATKALPSKPRTAMTSNGLGLKHTAKALAAAGLDRVNISLDTTDPATFEQITRRNRLHDVIDGLAAAREAGLAPVKVNAVLLRGINDAEAPDLLRWCMKHDYELRFIEQMPLDAQHGWNREAMVTADETLTLLGEHFRLTGLDGRGSAPAEKFLVDDGPHTVGIIGSVTRPFCGDCNRVRLTADGQILNCLFAREESDLRTALRGGASDEEIARRWTAAMMTKLPGHGIDDPSFLQSSRPMSSIGG
- a CDS encoding acetone carboxylase yields the protein MSDVLTCSAKGCTAEAQHQLLWNNPKIHTPDRRKIWLACDEHEESLRSFLSARGFWKETQPV
- a CDS encoding DUF3099 domain-containing protein; this translates as MPTEPRKQQVFSITTAAESQSADRGRRERRYAISMGIRTLCFIGGVIVLTTVPSPWSRLGWILFVGAVFLPYTSVVLANAGVRKKGSGPSPFGPEAKGEIEPPAAPPLDRE